A single window of Scomber scombrus chromosome 12, fScoSco1.1, whole genome shotgun sequence DNA harbors:
- the mrpl57 gene encoding large ribosomal subunit protein mL63, which produces MFLTLALLRKGIPGKQWIGKYRRPRQITWQMKRNMLNHLEREAENEYWISRPYMTAEQECGHAAERRAQNWLKIKETKFANFPEHKTITDHLKHLRITKTWSS; this is translated from the coding sequence ATGTTCCTCACCCTGGCCCTGCTGCGGAAAGGCATCCCTGGGAAGCAGTGGATCGGAAAGTATCGGCGTCCACGACAAATCACGTGGCAGATGAAACGCAACATGCTGAATCACCTGGAGCGCGAGGCCGAGAACGAGTACTGGATCAGCCGGCCGTACATGACCGCGGAGCAGGAGTGCGGCCACGCCGCCGAGCGCAGAGCCCAGAACTGGCTCAAGATCAAGGAGACCAAATTCGCCAATTTTCCTGAACACAAGACCATCACAGATCACCTGAAACATCTCAGAATCACCAAGACGTGGTCGAGTTAA